One Bdellovibrio bacteriovorus str. Tiberius DNA segment encodes these proteins:
- a CDS encoding substrate-binding periplasmic protein yields MILLNVLFAMMFAHANDLCERRFVLAFMDNEPSYFVENGVKKGHSYVLLTDVVKQLECRETEIPGSYAANKEKLIKNRVDIMGLAIRDAEMDKVAEFIPAYRVPRMLIVDKKSYNPAYKIEDYLKSSKAVFSTLIGAGFFMSEPEREILFKQKRLFEVPGPGDIFANLIKGRAQATFSTPLFTHYYLSRKGQDQSFVILPDPNQAQDLGIYVSKARVTEKDRNKIKDIIKRMKSDGSMARSARDYVRAEDLKYYRD; encoded by the coding sequence ATGATCCTGCTGAATGTCCTTTTTGCGATGATGTTTGCGCATGCCAATGACCTTTGCGAAAGGCGCTTCGTTCTGGCCTTTATGGACAACGAGCCTTCTTATTTCGTCGAAAATGGAGTTAAAAAAGGTCATTCGTATGTTTTGTTGACCGACGTTGTAAAGCAGCTTGAATGCCGTGAAACTGAAATCCCGGGCTCGTATGCCGCCAATAAAGAAAAGTTGATCAAAAACCGCGTCGACATCATGGGCCTTGCGATCCGCGACGCTGAAATGGACAAAGTCGCGGAATTCATTCCCGCCTATCGTGTTCCGCGCATGCTGATCGTTGATAAGAAGTCCTACAACCCGGCCTACAAGATCGAAGACTATCTGAAAAGCTCCAAAGCCGTTTTCTCCACCCTGATTGGGGCCGGCTTCTTTATGTCGGAACCAGAACGGGAAATTCTGTTCAAACAAAAACGTCTGTTTGAAGTCCCGGGCCCTGGTGACATTTTTGCCAATCTGATTAAAGGACGGGCGCAAGCGACGTTCTCTACCCCGCTGTTCACGCACTACTATCTTTCACGCAAAGGTCAGGACCAGAGCTTTGTGATTTTACCGGATCCCAATCAGGCGCAGGATCTGGGCATCTATGTTTCCAAAGCGCGCGTGACTGAAAAAGATCGCAACAAGATCAAAGACATCATCAAACGCATGAAATCCGACGGGTCCATGGCTCGTTCTGCCAGGGATTATGTCCGTGCGGAAGATTTGAAATACTACAGGGATTAA
- a CDS encoding SDR family NAD(P)-dependent oxidoreductase gives MKKIAVVTGANRGLGLALSESLAQRGFKVLMAMRNPDKAQKTLNGLTMKGLDVVPMKLDLSQEKSITDFVEVIKREYGFVDVLVNNAGILIDSEDGGNSSLLKTKASTLQKSFVTNTMGPFLLTQKIFPLMKQEGYGRIVNVSSGMARLSEKQNASASYRISKTALNMVTNLFASEVSGEDICVNSVSPGWVRTDMGGPHADRSVEQGIKGLLWAATLPKGGPNGGFFQDGESLTW, from the coding sequence GTGAAAAAGATCGCTGTTGTCACTGGTGCTAATCGTGGTTTGGGCCTTGCTTTGAGCGAGTCCCTGGCGCAAAGGGGTTTCAAGGTTCTGATGGCCATGAGAAATCCCGATAAGGCGCAAAAGACTTTGAATGGATTGACCATGAAGGGGCTGGATGTCGTGCCGATGAAGCTCGACCTGTCCCAGGAAAAAAGCATCACGGACTTTGTTGAAGTGATCAAACGCGAATACGGTTTCGTCGATGTGCTGGTAAATAACGCCGGCATCCTGATCGACAGTGAAGACGGCGGAAATTCCTCGCTGTTGAAAACCAAAGCCTCTACGCTACAAAAGTCCTTTGTCACCAATACCATGGGACCGTTCCTGTTGACCCAGAAGATCTTCCCGCTGATGAAGCAGGAAGGCTATGGGCGCATCGTGAATGTCTCCAGCGGCATGGCCCGGCTTTCTGAAAAACAGAATGCCTCGGCGTCATACCGTATCTCTAAAACGGCTCTGAACATGGTCACGAATCTTTTTGCCTCGGAAGTTTCCGGCGAAGACATTTGTGTGAATTCCGTGTCGCCAGGATGGGTGCGCACAGATATGGGCGGCCCGCATGCGGATCGTTCTGTTGAACAAGGGATCAAAGGTCTTCTTTGGGCGGCAACGCTGCCGAAGGGCGGTCCCAATGGCGGCTTCTTCCAGGATGGCGAAAGTCTGACTTGGTAA
- a CDS encoding DUF2520 domain-containing protein, with protein MNATKTVPTFLIIGSGRVARHVAHYFHLLNLKYQTWDRSEDISALAGKVSSCSHILLAISDSSLQAFYQEHLAQHEDKTLVHFSGALYFKGMIAAHPLMTFGPDLYDLATYQQIHFALTGCDSLIDALPGLSNSYSNIFAFEKARYHALCVLGGNFTTLLLAKMLEGFAEMKIPQSAAKPYIERVIQNTLANPEDAFTGPLARKDAATVEKNLQALNDDPYQAVYKAFLETLWPEYPRK; from the coding sequence ATGAATGCGACAAAGACTGTACCTACATTTCTTATTATTGGCTCTGGCCGTGTCGCCCGACATGTTGCCCACTATTTCCATTTACTCAATTTAAAATACCAGACCTGGGATCGCAGCGAGGACATCTCTGCTTTGGCCGGCAAAGTTTCTTCGTGCTCGCACATCCTGCTGGCGATCAGTGACAGTTCTTTGCAGGCCTTCTATCAAGAGCATCTGGCACAACATGAAGACAAAACGCTCGTGCATTTCTCAGGCGCTTTGTACTTCAAAGGAATGATTGCAGCGCATCCGCTGATGACCTTTGGTCCGGACCTGTATGATCTGGCGACCTATCAGCAGATTCATTTTGCGCTGACCGGATGCGATTCCCTGATTGATGCCCTGCCGGGGCTTTCCAATTCCTATTCCAACATCTTCGCCTTTGAAAAAGCCCGCTATCACGCCTTGTGTGTGCTGGGCGGAAACTTCACGACTCTGTTGCTTGCCAAGATGCTCGAAGGCTTTGCCGAGATGAAAATACCGCAAAGTGCTGCCAAGCCCTATATTGAAAGAGTGATCCAGAACACTTTGGCGAACCCTGAAGATGCCTTCACCGGACCGCTGGCGCGTAAAGATGCCGCCACTGTCGAAAAGAATCTGCAGGCTTTGAACGATGATCCTTATCAGGCTGTGTACAAAGCCTTTCTAGAAACCCTTTGGCCTGAGTATCCGCGAAAGTGA
- the panB gene encoding 3-methyl-2-oxobutanoate hydroxymethyltransferase, with amino-acid sequence MKTILDFHDKKSKKQKISMITCYDYSFARIVADSDIDCILVGDSLAMVMLGHSTTLDVSAGVMAHHTAAVVRGASDKFVIADLPFMSYRKGLTANMTAVEKVMKAGAHAVKLEGAAGNLKLVRHLVDSGVPVMGHLGLTPQSVNQLGGFKVQGRDEKAQKKILEAALQLQDAGAFSVVLECVPSKLAKEITAALEIPTIGIGAGVDCDGQVLVLQDMLGMNQGFKPKFVKTYLDGFNTIKGALNQYHQEVSSEIFPSEKESYS; translated from the coding sequence ATGAAAACCATCCTCGATTTCCACGACAAGAAAAGCAAAAAGCAAAAGATCTCAATGATCACCTGCTATGACTATTCCTTCGCCCGCATTGTGGCCGACAGTGATATCGACTGCATTCTGGTCGGCGACTCTTTGGCAATGGTGATGCTGGGGCATTCCACCACGTTGGATGTGTCTGCCGGGGTTATGGCTCACCACACAGCAGCTGTCGTTCGCGGCGCGAGTGATAAGTTCGTGATCGCCGATCTGCCGTTCATGAGCTACCGCAAAGGCCTGACCGCCAACATGACGGCTGTTGAAAAAGTGATGAAAGCCGGTGCTCACGCTGTGAAGCTGGAAGGCGCTGCCGGAAATCTGAAACTGGTTCGCCATCTGGTGGATTCCGGCGTGCCGGTGATGGGGCATTTGGGCCTGACTCCGCAATCAGTCAATCAACTGGGTGGGTTCAAAGTTCAGGGCCGTGATGAAAAAGCGCAGAAAAAAATTCTGGAAGCCGCTTTGCAATTGCAGGACGCCGGGGCTTTTTCCGTCGTGCTTGAATGTGTTCCTTCAAAACTGGCCAAAGAAATCACGGCGGCGCTTGAGATTCCGACTATCGGGATCGGTGCGGGCGTGGATTGCGACGGACAGGTGCTTGTTTTACAAGACATGCTGGGCATGAATCAGGGATTCAAACCGAAATTCGTGAAAACGTACCTTGATGGCTTTAACACCATCAAAGGCGCATTGAACCAGTACCATCAGGAAGTCAGCAGCGAAATCTTCCCGTCCGAGAAAGAGAGCTATTCATGA
- the panC gene encoding pantoate--beta-alanine ligase gives MTQVLRSPAEFQAWRRKQSGTVGFVPTMGALHTGHEELIKQARKNNDLVVLSIFVNPTQFNDPKDLEKYPQTWDQDLAMAERNNVDAIFFPRYPEMYPDNYRYKVSENDYSNLLDGAHRPGHFDGVLSVVMKLFNVVRPTKAYFGEKDFQQLTLIQGMVESFFMDLEVVPVPTVREEDGLAKSSRNLRLSPEEREKAPAIFKAITKSKTAAEAAASLSAQGFIVDYVTDVGNRRFVAAKLGEVRLIDNVQI, from the coding sequence ATGACACAAGTCCTGCGCTCTCCTGCTGAATTTCAAGCCTGGCGCCGCAAGCAATCCGGCACAGTGGGTTTTGTTCCCACCATGGGCGCTTTGCACACCGGGCACGAGGAACTGATCAAGCAAGCCCGCAAGAACAACGACCTTGTGGTGCTTTCCATCTTCGTGAACCCCACGCAGTTTAATGACCCAAAAGATCTGGAAAAATATCCCCAGACCTGGGATCAGGATCTGGCGATGGCCGAACGAAACAACGTCGACGCGATCTTTTTCCCGCGCTATCCGGAAATGTACCCGGATAATTATCGCTATAAAGTTTCTGAAAACGACTATTCCAATTTGCTGGATGGCGCGCACCGCCCGGGTCACTTTGATGGTGTGCTGTCGGTGGTGATGAAACTTTTCAATGTGGTTCGCCCGACCAAGGCGTACTTCGGCGAAAAGGACTTCCAGCAATTGACCCTGATTCAAGGCATGGTGGAAAGCTTCTTTATGGATCTGGAAGTCGTTCCGGTTCCCACTGTGCGTGAAGAAGACGGTCTGGCAAAAAGCTCGCGCAATCTGCGTCTAAGCCCGGAAGAACGCGAGAAAGCCCCGGCCATCTTTAAAGCCATTACGAAAAGCAAAACCGCTGCGGAAGCTGCGGCTTCTTTGTCAGCTCAAGGATTTATCGTGGATTATGTGACGGATGTGGGAAACCGCCGCTTCGTCGCCGCCAAACTCGGTGAAGTGAGGTTGATCGACAATGTCCAAATCTAA